ATTGCGGCGCCGTCGACGGGAGAGCGCCCTCCGACAGCGCCAGATACCGGCGGAGGTCGATGATGGTGTCGACGATGTCGATGAAGGCCGGGCACTCCTGCACGCAGGCCATGCAGGTCGTGCACGCCCACAGCTCCTCGGCCTTGATGAGTTGGCCGTGGATCGGTCCGGGCAGCTCGCCGTGCAGGTGCCGCTTGAGCTTCACGATGATCTGCTTGGGGGATAGCGCCGTGCCCGCCATGTAGGCGGGGCAGACCGCCTGACAGCGCCCGCACTCCACGCACGCGTCGAAGTCTAGCCGTCGCTTCCACGAGAACTCCTCGAGCTTCGAGATGCCGAACGACTCGGCCTCCTCGATGTTCTCGATCTTGGGGATCTCGCCGCGGGGGCCGAGCTTCGAGAAGAAGATGTTCAGCGGCGTGGTCAGGAGGTGGACGAAGTAGGAGTAGGGGATGACGGCGACGAAGGCCAGGGAGATCGCCGCGTGGAACAGCCAGGTCCCCAGATGGAGCGCACGCAACGCGCCCTCCGACATCCCGGCCGCCAGCATCGTCCGCCCCAGCGCCCAGCCCACCGGCGACCACGGCGCCCACGCCGGCTCGACGACGGCCAGGCGGCAGGCCTCCATGATGAAGCCCGTGAGGTTGATCACGAAGAGCAGGGCCAGCACGCCGGCGAAGCGCGCCGTGGGATCGAGGCGATCCGGGCGCGCGACGAAGCGCCGCCCCACCGCCATGCCGAGCCCGATGACGAAGAAGAGCCCGAAGAGGTCGAGCACCGTCTCGTAGAAGAGGTAGAACGGCCCCTGGAGCAGCTTCACGTCGAAGAGCGGCAGCGTGATGTCCCAGTCGATGGTGGCCAGCACGGTGCCCATGAAAAGGGCGAGGAAGCCCCAGAATATGATCGCGTGCATGACCCCCGGATAGGCCTGGGAGAGTGTGCGGGCCTGGCCGAGCGCGTGCACCAGCACGAGCTTGACGCGTTCGGGAACCCGGTCGAATCGGTCCTGGGGGCGGCCGGCGCGCCACAGCCGGACGCGCTGCCACATACCGTAGACGAAGACGGCGACGGCCGCGAGGGCGCCGGCGTAGAGCGCGATCTGAGCCCAGGCCGGAACATTCCAGAAGGTGTCGCGGAACGGAATCTGTCCGGTCATGAGTGTCCCAACGATAGCACGGCGAGAACGACCTCCGCGGCGGCGTACGGGTCGAGCTGCCCGTCGGCGACCCGATCGAACGTCTGGGCCAGGTCGCCCGAGCGCAGCATCCGCTCCACGCTGTCCCTGAACTCCTCCACCAGGAGACTCTTGAACTCGTCGCGCCGCCGGGCCCGGCGCCGTTCGGCCAGCGCGCCCGCTCCCTCCAGAGCTGCGCGGTGGCCGACGACCGTGTCGAGCAGCTCGGCCATCCCGCCGTTGTTCTGGGCCTCCGTCGCCAGCACGGGGATCTCCCAGTCGACGTCGCGCGGCGCGGTGGGGCTGGTGGAGGCCAGGTGGGCGGCGAACTTCAGCTCCGCCATCAGGGCGGGGGCGCCGGTGCGGTCGGCCTTGTTGACGACGAAGACGTCGGCCGCCTCCATGAGGCCCGCCTTCATCGTCTGGATGGCGTCGCCCGACTCCGGCACCAGGATGACCACCGTCGTGTCGGCGAGCTTCATGATGTCGAGCTCGGTCTGGCCCACGCCCACGGTCTCGATGAGGATCCACGGAAACCCGAACGCGGCCAGGAGCTTGATGACGTCGCCGGTGGCGCGGGCCAGCCCGCCGAAGGCGCCGCGCGTCGCCATGCTCCGGATGAAGACGCCGGGGTCGAGCGCGTGGGCCTGCATGCGGATGCGATCGCCCAGCACCGCGCCCCCCGTGAACGGACTCGACGGATCCACGGCGACGACGCCGACGGTCTGCTCGCGCGCGCGGAGCAGCGCGGTCAGCCGGTCCACGACTGTCGATTTACCGGCGCCGGGTGGCCCCGTCACGCCCACGACGTAGGCGCCCTGCGCCCGCGGATGGATCGCGCGCATGATGGCGGGCACCGCCTCCCTGCGGTTCTCGACGTGGGTGATGAGACGCGCCAGCGCCAGCCGGTCGCCGGCCAGCATGCGCTCGACGAGCGCGTCGATTTTCTGCGGGCGGGTCTTCGGATCAGGCATCGGCCGACGGGTCCCCGGAATTGTAGCACTCTGCTAGTATGGCCGGCTGATGCGGGGCCTCCCCATGCTCGTCGCGCTCGCCGCCGCCGAACAGCCCCTCACGCTGCAGCGGGTATGGCTCGACCGCCTGGCGATCATCATTCCGGCGACCATGGCGACGCGGTGGCTGCTCCTCGCCGACCTCGCCTGCCTGATCGCGCTGGGGCTGGGGATGCGCCGGCCGCTGCTCGGCGTGGTCCTCACCCTTGGCGGAGGATTCCTTGTCCTCAACGGCCTCGGCATGGCGCTCACGGATTTCTACCTGGGACTCGCCCTCTTTCACTTCGTCGTCGGCGTCACCGTGGTCCTGTTCGCGCGCCGCGCGCGCTGGCTGGGCGCGGCGGCGCTGGGACTGGCGCTCGTCCTCGGCGCCCTCACCTGATGACGGCCTTACATCTCCTTGTGGCACTCCAGGCAGATGGGGACGACGAGCGTCCTGGAGATAAACCGGTTGGTGGCGTCGCTGTCCGTCGTGTGCGTCGTGTGACAGCGCACGCAAGCCACCCTCACCGTGTCGTGCTCGCGGATGGCATGGTAGGAGGTGCCTCCCCGGCCTTCGGTCGCCTCCTCGGCCTCGAACTCCGCACCGGGGTCGACGGCCCGCGCCGGGCTCCCCGCCGCCTCGCCGTCGGCGCGCGACACGCGCAGAATCGGCGTGTGGCACTGGCGGCAGTCGGCGTCGCGCAGCGGCAGCCGCATGTGCGTCGGCTCCTGATAGGCGCCGGCCAGGAACTTCAGCGTGTCGAACCCCGCCACGGCCCAGACCGTCAAGCGCATCCCGGAATCGGCGCCGCCGTGACAGGCGATGCACCCGACCGCCGCGTCCTGGCGGTGATGCTGCCCGGCCAGATCGCCAGGCATGGCCGCGGTCAGACCCCCGAACTTCTCATCGTGCAGGTGGCAGGAGACGCAGAAGCGGTTGTCGCGCTCCTTGGCGGCGAGCGCCACCAGGAAGAGCGAACCGAGAAGCAGGGCTCCCGCCCCGCCCGCCGCCCAGAGTGCGAGAGACCGTCCGAACGACCGGGCGATGGCGGGAGTCCTCCTCTCGCGGGTGCTAGCGAACGGTCACCATCACCGGCTTGGCGAACATAATGTGCCCCGACGGACCACCGCCACCACCTCGCGGCAGCACCGCGCCGGTCGGCGTCGTCACGGTGCCCACGGACGAGGCCTTCTCGGAGCCGTAGTGGAAGGCGGCGGTGATCGAGTACGTACCGGGCTCCTGCGGGGCCTTCACGGCCCACACGACCTTGCCCTCGGCCGGCTTCCGGGCGGCCAGATCAGTCTTCTGATCGAAGATGACGACGCTATTGAGGTTCTTCTTGAGTCCGGCCGCACGGCTATCCACCCACTTGGTCTGCTCCTGGCCATCGCCGCCCCACGCCTTTGGAGGACCGACGATCAGCCAACCGTCGCCCTGGACCGGTCGCGCCTGGAAGCGGAGGTCGGTGTCGACCAGGAACACCCCGACGGCCCCGTGGCCCCCCTTGACCGTCACCGTGATCTGGGTCTCCTGACCCGGTCGGAGGCTGGTCGGGGCGCTGAGGTTCACCGAGGCGAGCTCGTCCATCAGCTTGACGTCGGCCAGCAGCTTCTGGCGGTCGGCGGGCTGCATCTGCTGATAGGGGCCCGCGCCATCCTCGATGGCCTTGTAGTGCTTGTTCTCCTTGACCTGGCTGTTGGCGAACGCCTCCGGCTCGTTCCGTAACTGGTCCTTGGAGACGGACGAGTGGCAGGCGGCACACGTCGGGGCGAGATCGGTAACGTTGCGCAGCGGCCCGCCATTATAGGCGGCAGCCGGCGGCACGCCGAAGGGAAGCAGCATTGCTGCGAGGCCGAGAACGCTGGCAAATCGTTTCATCAGGTTTCCCCCGTGACAGCGAAGTGCACTGCAGTCCAACCCGACACTGATAAACCGATCACCGGTAATGCCGGTTCCCCCGCGACGCCGCGCTCCGGCTGTCCCCCCCCAGGCTCGCCTCCATGACCAGCGCGTCCTCGCCCGTGTCGTAATAGTAGCCGCGGCGCCGCCCGACGACCCGGAAGCCGAACGACTCGTACAGCGCGCGCGCTTCGGCGTTGCTGGGCCGGACCTCCAGGACGACCAGCCGCAGCGCCCGTCCGCGGGCCTCGTCGAGCACCTGACCCAGCAGCGCCCGCCCGATCCCCCGTCGGCGCGCGGACGGGTGCACCGCGATGTTCGTGATGTGCAACTCGTCCGCGACCTCCCACAGGCAGACGTAGCCGACGAGCCGGCCGTCCTCGCGGATGACGTTGCAGCGCGCCACCCGGTTCTGCTCCATCTCATAGAGGAAGGCGCCCCGTGACCAGGGCATCGAGAACGAGGCGCGCTCGATGGCGAGCACCTCGTCGAGATCGGCCGGGCTCATCCGCTCAGTGGACAGTGACGCCACGGCGCTTCAGCTCCGCTTCGGACGGCCGCAGATAGATCGGAACGAGGTCGGCGACGGCGACGGTATCGCCGGCCAGGAGCCGGGCGAGCCCCAGGACGCCCACCGAGGCCGGCGACGGGACGCGTCGGTGCGGCGGGGCCGGGCGCGCATGCGGGGTGCGAATGGTGGCCGCCGCGTCGCCGAGGAGGATGACGGGCTCCGTCATCCGGGCGGCCAGGGCCCCGGGAGCGAGCGCGAGGTAGTCTGACTCCCGCTGCATCGCGGCCCCGTCCCATCGGTAGAACGCGCAGTAGACCTCCCCCTTACGGGCGTCGAGCACGGGGCACACCGGCAGCGACGCGAAGGGAAGCGATGCCGCCATCGCGTCGAGCGTAGGCACCGCCGCGACCGGGATGCCGAGGGCCAGCGCCAGCCCCTTCACCGCGCTCAGCCCGATCCGCAGTCCGGTGAACGAGCCGGGTCCGACAGCGACGGCCAAGCCCTGCAGGTCGGCCGGCGTCCAGGCGGCGTCGGTCAGCAACCGGTCGATGGCCGGCAGCAGCCGCTCGGAGTGCGTGGCGCTCACGTCGAGCGAGTACTCGCCGCGGAGCCGCTCGCCGTCCAGCAGGGCCACGCCGCCCGCCAGCGTCGAAGTTTCGACCGCTAGAACGCGCACGGGCGCCAGTCTAGCACGCGGCGCCAGAGCCAAAGCCGGCGGTGCGATATAATACGCCCGGGAGGAAGCGGATGAGTGCCGCGCCGAAGAACGATCCCGCCGCCGTCGAGGTGGAGGTCCGTGAAAAGATCCACCTCGAGATCCTCAAGCGGACGGGTGCCTACCACGCCAACGACCACGTGCTGCTGCCCTCGGGGCAGCACACCAGCGAGTACATCGAGAAGACGCTGGTGACGACGGAGCCATCTTTCACCGAAGGGCTCGGCGCCGTCATCGCCAAGCACTTCGCCCAGTGGCCCGTCGATGCCGTGCTCTCCACTGGTCCGGGCGCCCTCATCCTCTCCCACTGCGTGGCGCGGGCGCACCCTTCACGCCCGATTGTCGTTTATGGCACGAAGGGACTGTCCGGTGGCAAGCGGCGGGTCACGCTGCCCGTCGAGTTCCAGCGCCTGATCCGGGAGGGCGCGCGCGTCCTGCTGATCGAAGACCTCGTCAGTACCGGCACCACGCTCGACCTCCTGATCAACCTTGTCGAGCAGTTGGGCGCCGAGGTGGTGGGGATCGGGTGCCTTTGGCGCCGCACGTCTGTGCAACTGAACGGCAAGCCAGTCTTCAGTCTGGTGAGCAGGGACTTTCCGACCTACGATCCGTCAGATTGTCCTCTATGTAAAAGGGGAATACCACTGAACGAAGAGTTCGTCCGGAGGCGGCACCTGCGGCGTCCCTCGACCGTACAGGAGCCTAAGACCCCGTAGTTCCGGCCTTTCAAGCTGTCCGGCCAAGCCCCGCCTCGTCTGTCACCAGGTCTTGGCACCCCTCTTGCGTAGTCACCGTGAGGCGAAACTTCTGGCATCGCCCGAGAGGTGCCTAATGTATAGGCAGGCAATCCCGCTCCTCGGTCTCGTTCTCTCGCTCGCGGTCACGAGCCTCGCGGACGCCGAGCCGGTGACGGTCCTGTTTCCGGAGGGCGTGACGCGGGCCTTCCCCATCCTACGCTCCATGGACAACGAAAAGCTCGCCCAGGGTGACCTCAGCCAGGTCGTGCGGGGTGACAAGGTTTACAGCCGCCTGGTGTTCCGCTTCAAGGACGGTTCGATCTACGACGAGAGCGTCGTCTTCACCCAGCGCGAAGTATTCACCCTCCTGAGCTACCGCATTGTGCAGAAGGGCCCCTCTTTCCCGGAGACGCTGGAGGCGGCCATCGACCGGGACACCGGACGCTACCAGGTCCGCTACCGCGCGGACGAGGACAGCCCCGAAGAGGTCCTCACCGGAAAGTTCGCGCTCCCCGACGACGCCTACAACGGGATGCTCTTCCTGATCGTGAAGAACCTGCCCGCGCGGGCCGGGGAGACGGTTTCGATAGTGGCGTTCACGCCGAAGCCGCGGGCCGTGAAGATGCAGCTCCTGCCGGTGGCCGAAGATCGCATGCTGGTCAGCGACTCGCCGATGCAGGCCACCCGCTATCACATCCGGCCGCAGCTCGGCCTGTTCGCCTCGCTCCTGGTGGCCGACATCCCCGATCTCCGCATGTGGATTCTTCCCGGGGAGGCTCCGGCGTTCCTGCGCGCGGAGGGTCCGCTCTACTTCATGGGGCCGGTCTGGAGGATCGACCCCTACTAGATTCCTCGGAGGGGGGCTTCGCCCCCCTTCCGAAACCTCCCCCCAGGATCCATTGCGCGGGCTAAGCCCGCGCTCGAGCCGGCCGCCCCCAGAAACTTCAGGCGGCTTCCCACAGCCCTTCGGCGACGCCGGCGCTCTTGTAGGCGGCTCGGATGCGATCGAGGTTCTGCGTGAAGAGGAGCCCGATCTTCGCGAACGGCTCGAAGACAGGACCCTGGCCCTCGATCAGCGGGAAGCTGACATTGGGGAGCTTGCCCCACTGGGCGCGCAGCGCGATGTTCACGGTCGCCAGGCGCGCGTAGAACTCCTCGCGCTCCTTCGCCGCGCGCTTGACGATCGGCGTGATCAGGCAGTCGATGGTCTGGCGCGCCCGCGCCGCCGCGCCCTCGACGGCCGCCTCCGCCAGCGGCACCACCGTCACGCCCAGCTCGCCCAGGAACCGCTGCAGGAGCCGACCGACCGATTCCTGGAGCAGCACCTCGGGCAGCCCGACCGTCTTCAGCTCGCGGTGGCCGATCTGCGCAGCCTCCGCGTACAGCTGGTCGCGCAGCCACTGCACGTAGGCGCGGTTCTCCTCGTCCTTCCACCACTGCTTGATCATCTTCTTGCCCCAGTAACGGATGGCCACGTAGTAGAGGTCCCGCTTCCAGAGCTTCTTGGCGATCCCCCGCCAGGAGTAGAACTTGGCCATCGCATCGATCGCCCCCGTCTGGAGCTCGTAGGGCGACATCCGCCGCGGCTGGTGGACCGTGTGGTGGCCGTCGTAAAAGGACCAGTTCCGGTTGATGACGTACTTGTCGCCCTTGGCGTAGAGGGTGTCCCAGTCGGGCGAGCCCGGGATCGGCGTGAGGATCATGAACTGCACGGAGTCGATGTCGTGCTTCAGCGCGAAGTCGGCGGTCGCGTCGATCGTCTCGAGGTCGTCCTCGTCCGAGCCGACCACGAACATGCCGTGGATCCGGATTTGGTGGGCGTGGAAGCGCTCGATCGACCGCTCGATCTTGGCCAGATCCTGCTTCTTCTGGAAGAGCTTGAGCGTGCGGGGATTGATGGACTCGAACCCCACGTACACATTGAAGCAGTTCGAGTCGCGCATGAGCTCGAGAAGCTCGGGATCGTCCACCGTCTCGGTGCGCACCTGGGCGCCCCACTGGGGCGTGAGCCCGCGCTCGATCATCCCCCGCAAGAGCTCCTTCACGCGCTTCTTGTTGGCGGTGAAGATGTCGTCGGCGAAGAAGGTGTAGAGGTTGCCCTTGTGCAGCGTCAGCTCCTCCAGCACCCGCGCGACCGAGTGGGTGCGGAAGGCGTGACCGTACATCCCCGGCACCGAGCAGAAGGTGCAGGAGAAGGGGCAGCCGCGGGAGGTGGCGATGGAGATGACCCCGCCCGGCTTCCAGCCGGTGATGAGCTGGTAATCGGGGATCGGGTTCACGTCCAGGTTGGGGATCTTCGGGCGCTCGGGGTTGTGCACGGTCCGGCCGTCCGCCTGGTACGAGAGATTCTGGATCTTCTCGAACCCCTCGCCCCGCTGGATGGCGTCCACCAGCTCCTGGAAGGCGGCCTCCCCCTCGCCCCGGACGACGAAGTCTCCGTGGGCGAGCCCTTCGTCGGGCATGAAGCTCGTGTGGGTGCCGCCCAGCACGACGATCCCGCCCGCCTGCCTCACCTGGTCGGCGAGGCGATACGACTGGGGGGCCGTGGAGGTGATGGCGGAGATGCCCACCAGATCGGCCGCGAGCACCTCCGCCATGTCCACGGGTTGGATGTCCTCGATGTAGACGCGGACGTCGTATCCCTTGCTCCGCATGATCGTGCCCAAGAGCACGGAGCCGAGCCGCGGAATACACACCCGGGTGTACACGTGGAGGTGCGTGGACTTCGGCTCGACAAACACGAGCTTCTTGAGCGCTCGCTTCATGAGTGGTTTCTCCCCGGTTGAAGAGGCCAGAGAATTTCGCAGATGCGCCAACGCTATCACCCGCCTCCGCGGCTTGTCAACGTACGCCTGCCCCCTTCTCCCCTAAATATGGTGTTCACGACCCGTCCGGAACCCCCGTATGTTGGATTTGGGGCTTGACAGGATTTCCGGGCCGGCTCTAGCATGCCGGTGACGCGCGTCATGCCGCAAGGGAGGTGAGCCGCGCCCTCGAGGCGACCGGCCCTCTCGGCCTTGCGTTCCGGCAGGGCCGCACCCTCTGATGATACTGAGTGGGGCGACCCCCCTCAGACCCTGAGGATTCTGGCCTGCAGACTCTCCCCCGCAGATTCTCCCCCCGCGAATTCTGCCCGCAATCGACGGTCGAGCTATTTGGTCTTGGCGAGCACGCGCGGCTTGGGCACGGGCGGTTTGACCTTGTCCTCCTTGAGGAGCCCCTTGAGCTGGTTCACCGTGTCGGAGAACTGCGAGACGTCCTGGAACTGGCGGTAGACGGAGGCGAAGCGGACGTAGGCGACCTGATCGAGCTTCTTGAGGTGCTCCATCACCAGCTCGCCCAGCTCGTTGTACTTGATCTCCTTCTCGGCGCGCTCGTGGAGCTGGGCCTCGACCTCGGTCACGATCTCGTCGACCTTCTGCACGGCCACCGATCGCTTCTCGCAGGCCTTGAGGATGGAGTTGCGGAGCTTCTGGCGGTCGAAGGGCTCCCGCCGGCCGTCACGTTTCTCGACGTGCGGCAGGACGTCCTCGATGTACTCGTAGGTCGTGTACCGGCGGTGGCACTTGAGGCACTCGCGCCGCCGCCGGATGAACTCCCCGTCCCGGCCCACCCTCGAGTCGACGACTCGATCCTCCGTGTGGCCACAGAACGGGCACTTCATGGGAGCCCTCCCCTCACTTCACGCGGTCCGGGTAGAGGGGAAACCGACCGGTCAGCTCCTGCACCTCGGCGCGCACCGCCGCCTCCACCGCCGAGGAGCCGAGCTGGCTCAACACGCGGTCGGTGAGCTCGGCGATCCGCTCCATCTCGGGCTCCCGCATGCCCCGCGTCGTCAGCGCCGGCGTCCCCAGCCGGATGCCGCTGGTCACCATGGGGCTGCGGGTATCGAAGGGCACGGTGTTCTTGTTCACGGTGATCCAGGCGCGGTCCAGCGCCTCCTGGGCGTCTTTGCCCGTGATGTCGCGGCTGGTGAGGTCGACCAGGATGAGATGCGTGTCGGTGCCGCCGCTCACCAGGCGATAGCCGCGAGCCAGCAGCGCGGCGGCGAGCGCCTTGGCATTGCGGACGATCTGCTGCTGGTAGGCGCGCCACTCCGGCGTGAGGGCCTCCTTGAACGCCACCGCCTTGGCGGCGATCACGTGCATGAGCGGACCGCCCTGCACTCCCGGCATCACGACTTTGTCCAGCGTCGCCGCGTCCTTGGCCTGGCACAGGATCATGCCGCCCCGAGGGCCGCGCAGGGTCTTGTGGGTGGTGGTGGTGACGAAGTCGGCGAGGCCGACCGGCGACGGATGCAGCCCCGCCGCGACCAACCCGGCCGGATGGGCGATGTCGGCCATCAGGACGGCACCGACTTCGCGCGCGATCTCTGCGAAGGGGCGGAAGTCGATGGCGCGTGGAAAGGCCGAGCCCCCGGCGATGATCAGCTTGGGGTGATGCTGCCGGGCCAGGTCGCGCACCTGGTCGAGGTCGATCCGCTCGGTGTCCTTGCGGACGCCGTAGGGCACGATCTTGTAGAGCTTCCCCGAGTAGTTCACGGGGCTCCCGGCCGTCAGGTGGCCGCCGTGCGAGAGGTTGGGCCCCAGGACCGTGTCGCCGGGTTTGAGGACAGCGAAGTAGACGGCCATGTTGGCCTGGGCGCCCGAGTGAGGCTGGACGTTGGCGTGCTCGGCACCGAACAGCTCCCGGGCGCGGGCGATCGCCAGGTCCTCGGCGATATCGACCACCTCGCAGCCCCCGTAGTACCGGCGCCCCGGATAGCCCTCGGCGTACTTGTTGGTCATGACCGAACCGAGCGCCTCCAGCACCGCCTCGGAGACGAAGTTCTCGGAGGCGATCAGCTCGAGGTTCCGGTTCTGCCGCTGCGCTTCCTCGCGCAGCGTCTTGGCGATGTCGGGGTCGACGTCAGTGAGCCGGGGCATCGGAAACGCCTGCGCGCGGGATCACGCGTTCGAGGGCCGCCCACACGCCGGGAACCTTGTTGGCGGCGATGACCATGCCGAGGGAGTCGGTGCCGACGTCGAGGATCCGGTGGTCTTCCTTGAGAGGGAAACCGGCGTGGTCGGCGCCGAGGGCGATGACCGTCATACCTGGCTCACCATACTGGTAGGGGCCCGACGTGTCAAGCACACCTAGATGTCGGGGTCGGGGCACCCGTCACGGATACGCGTTCCGGTCGGCGAGAACCGTGCAGCGCGGATGGTTTCTGAGGACGGAGGCGGGGATCTCCGGGCTCACCGGACCGTCGACGAGCCGCCGGAGCGCGGCGCGCTTGCCGCGGCCGCTCACCAGGACGACGACCTCGCGCGCTGCGGCGATCGTCGAGAGCCCCAGCGTCACCGCGCGGTCCGCGACGGCGCCCCCGGCCAGCGTCAGGTTGACCTGGTCGGTGAGGATGTACTGCACGGTTTCGGGCAGGAGCGGGACCGGACGGGTCACCGAGTCGAAGGGTGCCCCCGGCTCGTTGGAGGCCAGGTGGGCGTTCGGTCCGAGCCCCAGCATCACGAGGTCCAACCCGCCCACCTCGACGATGACTTTCTCGTAGGCCCGGCACATCTCCTCCAGGTCGGCCGCGTCGATCCGAAAGGGATGGCACCGCGCGCCCGGCACGCCCGCCCACTCCAGGAACTCGTGGCAGACCTGCTGCCAGAAATAGCCGCTGGCGGGCGCCGGGCGACAGAGCTCATCCACCGAGAAGACCCGCAGACGCGAGAAGTCGACGGCCACCGTGGCCTGCAGCTCGCGCAGCAGCGCGTACATCCGGCGGGGTGTGCGCCCCGCCGGCACGGCCATGGCGAGATCGGGCTTGGCCCCGACGCGCTCGCGTACCAGCGCGGCCGCGGCCGCAGCCAGCTCCTCGGCCTCGCGAAAGACGATCAGTCGCATCGTCCTCGGAGCGCGCGCGCCCCCTCGGCGGCGGCCCCCGTCGGGAACTCGAAGGTCTCCAGCGCCGCCCCCTCGACCCCCATCCCGACGAGCCGGGGAATCTCCAGCCGAGCCTCGGCCGCGCGGATCTCATCCGCCGATACGCCCGTCGCCGGGTGCTTCGGCACGAAGAGCGTGCAACAGTCGGCATCGGGCTCGATCGAGATCTCGAACGTGCCGAGCCGCTGGGCCTCGGCGGTGATCTCCAGCTTGTCCATGCCGATGAGCGGGCGCAGCACCGGCAGCCCCGCGACCTCGTCGATGCGCGCGATGTTCGTGAGCGTCTGCGACGCGACCTGCCCCAGGCTCTCCCCCGTGGCCAGCGCCAGCGCGCCCGCTGTCCGGGCCAGCGCCTCGGCGATCCGCACCATCATCCGTCGGTAGACCACCACCCGCACCGGCGGCGGCACGCTCAGCACCACCTCGCGCTGGATCTCCCCGAGCGGCACCAGAAGGAGCTGGGACCGGTACTGCCACTCCGTGAGGCGCTCGACCAGCGCCCGCGCCTTGGCCTGGGAGGTGGCCGGCAGGTACGGCACGCTGTGGAAGTGGACGAACACCACGCGGCAGCCGCGCTTCATCATGCGCCAGGCGGCCACGGGCGAGTCGATGCCGCCCGACAGCAGGGCGGCCACGGTGCCGCTCGCCCCCACCGGGAGCCCGCCGGGTCCGGGGACGCGGTCCGCATAGACAAACGTCTCGGCGGGCAGCACCTCGACGTGGATCTCCAGCTCGGGCTCATTCAGGTCCACCCGCGCGCCCGAGCCCTTGACGCGCTCCAGGACGAACGCGCCCAGCTCACGGTTCAGCTCGACGGAGGTCATGGGGTACGTCTTGAAGGCTCGGCGCGCCGAGATCCTGAACGACCGGAACGGCCGCCCTTCGATCAGGCCGGCGATGGCGGCCTTCATCGGCTCGACCGACGAGGGGACGCGATACGCGAGGGCGACGCTGGCCACGCCGCACACGCGGGCGGCACGGGCGCGGACGACCTCCGGCCGGTCGTGGCCCGCGAGATCGAGCACGATGCGTCCCGTGAGCTGCTCGACGCCGACCCCGCCCAGATCGGAGGTCGCGCGCGCCAGGTTGCGGGAGAGCTGGCGGAGGAAGAGCGGGCGGTTGCCCCGCTTCAGGCTGATCTCGTGGTAGTGGACGACCACGGCGGCGCGCAGCCGGCCCATCGCTGCCTTCAGTACACGCCGCCCGGGAACGTCGAGACCTCCGGGCGGCGACCGGGCACACGGTACATCTTCACGCCGGAGCCGCCCGCGCCGAACGGCGTGCCGAGGATGCCGTCGTGGATGGCCCAGCTGCGGCCCCGGATCGAGCCGTCGAACCCCCGTCGCCGGAACGGCGTCGAGTCGTCGAGGCACGCGTGCAGGGCGCCGCCGGGCTGAAAGCCGGCGTGGATGGCGTCCATGCGGTCGCGGCCGATGAAGTAGTCGCAGCCGTGGCGCTCGTAGAGGAGCGCCGAGTGATAGAAGAGCGGTTCGACGAGATAGAACTCGCGTCCCAGCAGCCGGCAGAACGCGTCCATGCACTCCAGCACGCGGCCGATCATGCGGAGGCCCCGGCGAACCTGGCCGGGCGC
The sequence above is a segment of the Candidatus Methylomirabilota bacterium genome. Coding sequences within it:
- the glyA gene encoding serine hydroxymethyltransferase gives rise to the protein MPRLTDVDPDIAKTLREEAQRQNRNLELIASENFVSEAVLEALGSVMTNKYAEGYPGRRYYGGCEVVDIAEDLAIARARELFGAEHANVQPHSGAQANMAVYFAVLKPGDTVLGPNLSHGGHLTAGSPVNYSGKLYKIVPYGVRKDTERIDLDQVRDLARQHHPKLIIAGGSAFPRAIDFRPFAEIAREVGAVLMADIAHPAGLVAAGLHPSPVGLADFVTTTTHKTLRGPRGGMILCQAKDAATLDKVVMPGVQGGPLMHVIAAKAVAFKEALTPEWRAYQQQIVRNAKALAAALLARGYRLVSGGTDTHLILVDLTSRDITGKDAQEALDRAWITVNKNTVPFDTRSPMVTSGIRLGTPALTTRGMREPEMERIAELTDRVLSQLGSSAVEAAVRAEVQELTGRFPLYPDRVK
- the nrdR gene encoding transcriptional regulator NrdR, whose amino-acid sequence is MKCPFCGHTEDRVVDSRVGRDGEFIRRRRECLKCHRRYTTYEYIEDVLPHVEKRDGRREPFDRQKLRNSILKACEKRSVAVQKVDEIVTEVEAQLHERAEKEIKYNELGELVMEHLKKLDQVAYVRFASVYRQFQDVSQFSDTVNQLKGLLKEDKVKPPVPKPRVLAKTK
- a CDS encoding radical SAM protein, whose protein sequence is MKRALKKLVFVEPKSTHLHVYTRVCIPRLGSVLLGTIMRSKGYDVRVYIEDIQPVDMAEVLAADLVGISAITSTAPQSYRLADQVRQAGGIVVLGGTHTSFMPDEGLAHGDFVVRGEGEAAFQELVDAIQRGEGFEKIQNLSYQADGRTVHNPERPKIPNLDVNPIPDYQLITGWKPGGVISIATSRGCPFSCTFCSVPGMYGHAFRTHSVARVLEELTLHKGNLYTFFADDIFTANKKRVKELLRGMIERGLTPQWGAQVRTETVDDPELLELMRDSNCFNVYVGFESINPRTLKLFQKKQDLAKIERSIERFHAHQIRIHGMFVVGSDEDDLETIDATADFALKHDIDSVQFMILTPIPGSPDWDTLYAKGDKYVINRNWSFYDGHHTVHQPRRMSPYELQTGAIDAMAKFYSWRGIAKKLWKRDLYYVAIRYWGKKMIKQWWKDEENRAYVQWLRDQLYAEAAQIGHRELKTVGLPEVLLQESVGRLLQRFLGELGVTVVPLAEAAVEGAAARARQTIDCLITPIVKRAAKEREEFYARLATVNIALRAQWGKLPNVSFPLIEGQGPVFEPFAKIGLLFTQNLDRIRAAYKSAGVAEGLWEAA
- a CDS encoding 6-phosphogluconolactonase, which gives rise to MRLIVFREAEELAAAAAALVRERVGAKPDLAMAVPAGRTPRRMYALLRELQATVAVDFSRLRVFSVDELCRPAPASGYFWQQVCHEFLEWAGVPGARCHPFRIDAADLEEMCRAYEKVIVEVGGLDLVMLGLGPNAHLASNEPGAPFDSVTRPVPLLPETVQYILTDQVNLTLAGGAVADRAVTLGLSTIAAAREVVVLVSGRGKRAALRRLVDGPVSPEIPASVLRNHPRCTVLADRNAYP
- the thiI gene encoding tRNA uracil 4-sulfurtransferase ThiI; amino-acid sequence: MGRLRAAVVVHYHEISLKRGNRPLFLRQLSRNLARATSDLGGVGVEQLTGRIVLDLAGHDRPEVVRARAARVCGVASVALAYRVPSSVEPMKAAIAGLIEGRPFRSFRISARRAFKTYPMTSVELNRELGAFVLERVKGSGARVDLNEPELEIHVEVLPAETFVYADRVPGPGGLPVGASGTVAALLSGGIDSPVAAWRMMKRGCRVVFVHFHSVPYLPATSQAKARALVERLTEWQYRSQLLLVPLGEIQREVVLSVPPPVRVVVYRRMMVRIAEALARTAGALALATGESLGQVASQTLTNIARIDEVAGLPVLRPLIGMDKLEITAEAQRLGTFEISIEPDADCCTLFVPKHPATGVSADEIRAAEARLEIPRLVGMGVEGAALETFEFPTGAAAEGARALRGRCD